In Leptolyngbya sp. SIO1E4, one DNA window encodes the following:
- the serS gene encoding serine--tRNA ligase — MLDLKLIRQNFDQVQTALSRRGEYDLEPLRELDQQQRQLEGGRSQLQARSNEIGKAVGQKIRNGADPKGAEVAALREEGNQVKAQLGELEPKERALKAEIESILLALPNFPSETTPDGKDESENVEVRRWGDEYLPTDSTSLKPHWEIGEALGIFNFERAAKIAQSRFVTLLGLGAALERALFTFMLDRHIQHGYTEVMPPYLINTASLTASGQLPKFAEESFRCANDDLWLSPTAEVPVTNLHRDEILTAEDLPLHYCAYTPCFRREAGSYGRDTRGLIRLHQFNKVEMYKFARPDTSEAEHQALVQDAEAILQALKLPYRVIELCTGDLGFSAHKTYDLEVWLPSSGTYREISSCSNCGDFQARRANIRFKESGQKGTQFVHTLNGSGLAIGRTMAAVLENYQQPDGTVKIPEVLQPYLNREWL; from the coding sequence GTGCTGGATCTCAAACTCATTCGACAAAATTTTGACCAGGTACAAACCGCCCTGAGCCGTCGGGGAGAATACGACCTAGAGCCGTTGCGAGAACTCGATCAGCAGCAACGACAGCTAGAGGGGGGGCGATCGCAACTCCAGGCACGCAGCAACGAGATCGGCAAAGCAGTGGGTCAAAAAATTAGAAACGGGGCTGACCCAAAAGGGGCAGAAGTGGCGGCCCTGCGAGAAGAAGGGAACCAGGTCAAAGCTCAGCTCGGGGAACTTGAACCCAAAGAGCGGGCGCTTAAAGCTGAGATTGAATCAATCCTGCTAGCATTGCCCAACTTCCCCAGCGAGACCACTCCAGACGGCAAAGACGAGTCTGAAAATGTTGAGGTGCGCCGCTGGGGTGACGAGTATTTGCCAACAGATAGTACGTCCCTAAAGCCCCATTGGGAAATCGGGGAGGCTCTGGGTATTTTCAACTTCGAACGGGCAGCCAAAATTGCCCAAAGCCGCTTTGTCACTTTGCTAGGGCTAGGGGCGGCATTAGAAAGGGCGCTCTTCACCTTCATGTTGGATCGCCATATCCAACATGGCTACACCGAAGTGATGCCACCTTACCTGATCAACACGGCTTCGTTAACGGCCTCTGGACAGCTACCAAAGTTTGCTGAAGAAAGTTTCCGGTGTGCCAACGATGATTTATGGCTTTCCCCAACGGCTGAGGTGCCGGTAACCAACCTGCATCGCGATGAAATTTTGACCGCAGAAGATTTACCCCTGCATTACTGCGCCTACACCCCCTGCTTTCGTCGGGAAGCGGGCAGCTACGGACGAGACACGCGAGGGCTGATTCGTCTACACCAGTTCAACAAGGTGGAGATGTACAAATTTGCTCGGCCAGACACTTCGGAAGCAGAGCACCAGGCCCTGGTACAGGACGCAGAAGCAATTTTGCAGGCATTGAAATTGCCTTACCGAGTCATTGAACTGTGCACTGGGGATTTGGGATTCTCCGCTCACAAAACCTACGATCTGGAAGTATGGCTACCCTCTTCGGGCACCTACCGAGAAATTTCAAGCTGTTCTAACTGTGGTGATTTCCAAGCTCGACGGGCCAATATTCGGTTTAAGGAATCGGGACAGAAAGGGACTCAGTTTGTGCACACGTTGAATGGTTCTGGGCTTGCGATCGGGCGCACGATGGCAGCAGTGCTAGAAAACTATCAACAGCCAGATGGCACAGTTAAAATTCCAGAGGTTTTGCAGCCATATCTCAACCGTGAATGGCTGTAG
- the rseP gene encoding RIP metalloprotease RseP, whose translation MSVLAAISVIALLIFVHEAGHFLAARLQGIHVNRFSIGFGPILWKYQGPQTEYALRAIPLGGFVGFPDDDPESDIPPRDPNLLKNRPVLDRAIVISAGVVANLLFAYLVFVVQFASVGVPQSFIPEPGILVPQILSDSSPAAAGGLRSGDVIISANGVDFDQEDSSVESLVTLIQNSANQPINFTVQRQNRTLDLTVTPDVGGDGKPVIGVQLQRNGVLDYRRADNVLEVFSLAAQEFQSMLLQTVQGFAMLITNFSQMAGQVAGPVKIVEQGAGLAESNLASLFPFTAIISINLAIINILPLPALDGGQLAFLLVEALRGRPLPERLQENVMQTGLVLLLGLGVFLIVRDTSQLKIFQNLLQ comes from the coding sequence ATGTCCGTTCTGGCTGCGATTTCTGTTATCGCCCTCTTAATCTTCGTCCACGAAGCCGGCCATTTTCTTGCGGCTCGTTTGCAGGGAATTCATGTCAATCGGTTTTCCATTGGCTTCGGCCCAATTCTGTGGAAATATCAGGGACCGCAGACTGAATATGCTTTGCGAGCAATTCCTTTGGGGGGATTTGTAGGATTTCCCGATGATGATCCAGAAAGTGACATTCCTCCGCGCGATCCGAATCTTTTGAAGAATCGCCCTGTGTTAGATCGGGCGATCGTTATCAGCGCCGGGGTTGTCGCCAATCTGTTGTTTGCCTATTTAGTCTTTGTGGTGCAATTTGCCTCGGTCGGGGTACCTCAGAGTTTCATCCCAGAGCCGGGCATCTTGGTACCTCAGATTCTCTCAGATAGTTCTCCAGCTGCCGCAGGAGGGCTGCGGTCTGGAGATGTCATTATCTCTGCTAATGGCGTCGATTTTGACCAAGAAGACAGTAGCGTTGAATCCCTGGTTACGCTCATTCAAAACAGCGCTAATCAACCCATCAACTTCACGGTTCAGCGACAAAATAGAACGCTTGATCTGACTGTCACCCCCGACGTCGGCGGTGACGGTAAACCCGTAATTGGTGTGCAGCTACAGCGTAATGGTGTGTTGGACTATCGACGTGCCGACAATGTTTTGGAGGTTTTTTCCCTGGCAGCTCAAGAATTTCAGAGCATGTTGCTGCAGACGGTGCAGGGCTTTGCCATGTTAATCACCAACTTCTCTCAGATGGCAGGGCAGGTGGCTGGCCCCGTCAAAATCGTCGAGCAAGGGGCAGGGTTGGCAGAATCCAACCTGGCTAGCCTATTTCCCTTCACAGCGATTATCAGCATTAACCTGGCTATCATTAACATCCTGCCTTTGCCTGCCCTGGATGGCGGCCAATTAGCCTTCTTGCTGGTAGAAGCGCTGAGAGGTCGGCCCTTACCCGAGCGTTTACAAGAGAACGTGATGCAGACGGGGTTAGTGTTGCTGCTGGGTCTTGGGGTCTTCCTGATTGTGCGAGACACCTCACAGTTAAAAATCTTTCAGAATTTACTTCAGTGA
- the nth gene encoding endonuclease III, whose amino-acid sequence MSPQRKLPAKKQRALEVMARLKQLYPDATCSLDYETPVQLLVATILSAQCTDERVNKVTPALFARFPDADAMADADLAEIESLVKSTGFYRNKAKNIQGACYKIVTEFGGSVPQTMEDLVSLPGVARKTANVVMAHAFGINAGVTVDTHVKRLSNRLGFTKHSDPRKIEPDLMKLLPQSDWENWSIRLIYHGRAVCNARNPACDRCQLVDLCPSAKVSTAVS is encoded by the coding sequence GTGAGCCCTCAACGCAAACTACCTGCCAAAAAGCAGCGAGCCCTAGAGGTGATGGCTCGCCTTAAGCAGCTGTACCCTGATGCTACCTGCTCCCTTGATTACGAGACGCCAGTACAGCTGTTAGTGGCAACTATTTTGTCTGCCCAATGCACAGATGAGCGGGTCAACAAGGTCACCCCGGCACTATTTGCCCGCTTTCCTGATGCGGATGCAATGGCAGATGCAGATCTGGCAGAAATTGAGTCGCTGGTAAAGTCCACGGGGTTCTACCGCAACAAGGCCAAGAATATTCAAGGAGCTTGCTACAAAATCGTGACGGAATTTGGTGGCAGCGTCCCCCAAACGATGGAAGACCTCGTCAGTTTACCGGGGGTAGCGCGAAAAACGGCCAATGTGGTGATGGCTCATGCCTTTGGCATTAATGCAGGGGTGACTGTAGACACCCACGTGAAGCGTCTCAGCAATCGCTTAGGCTTTACAAAGCATAGTGATCCGCGAAAAATTGAACCCGATCTTATGAAGCTTTTGCCCCAGTCAGACTGGGAAAATTGGTCAATCCGGCTGATTTATCACGGGCGAGCCGTTTGCAATGCTCGCAACCCGGCCTGCGATCGCTGTCAGCTAGTGGATCTCTGCCCCTCCGCCAAGGTTTCCACCGCAGTATCTTGA